A genome region from Gemmatimonadaceae bacterium includes the following:
- the lipA gene encoding lipoyl synthase, whose protein sequence is MSEVLYQIMGRHRVEPLPQRKPSWLKVKAPGGPNYLRLKHMMRELDLHSVCEEAHCPNVGECWEHGTAAFMILGDVCTRNCAYCAVAHGRPPKYDISEPDRVAEAIAQMQLQHAVITSVDRDDLPDFGAYIFAETIRQIHARVPGCSVEVLVPDFQGNEDSIRTVLEAEPEIYNHNTETVPRLYKKARPGGRYPRVMDIFRTAKRIAPDIPTKTGIILGMGETIEEVLLVMRDLRKVDVDLLTIGQYLRPSDNHIALDRYYTPVEFRHLYEAGMEMGFRHVESAPLVRSSYHAWEQVQAAGV, encoded by the coding sequence ATGAGCGAAGTGCTATACCAGATCATGGGTCGCCATCGCGTCGAGCCCCTTCCCCAGCGCAAGCCGTCGTGGCTCAAGGTGAAGGCTCCGGGCGGACCCAACTACCTGCGGCTCAAGCACATGATGCGCGAGCTGGACCTCCATTCGGTATGCGAGGAGGCGCACTGCCCCAACGTCGGCGAATGCTGGGAGCACGGCACAGCCGCGTTCATGATCCTCGGCGACGTCTGCACCCGGAACTGCGCGTACTGCGCGGTCGCGCACGGCAGGCCCCCGAAGTACGACATCTCGGAGCCCGATCGCGTCGCCGAAGCCATCGCCCAGATGCAGCTCCAGCACGCCGTCATCACCTCGGTGGACCGTGACGACCTGCCCGATTTTGGCGCGTACATATTCGCCGAAACCATCAGGCAGATCCATGCGCGGGTACCGGGCTGCTCCGTCGAAGTGCTGGTGCCGGACTTCCAGGGCAACGAGGACAGCATCCGCACCGTGCTCGAGGCAGAGCCCGAAATCTACAATCACAACACCGAGACCGTCCCTCGCCTTTACAAGAAGGCACGACCGGGCGGACGGTATCCGCGCGTCATGGATATCTTCCGGACGGCCAAGCGCATCGCGCCCGACATTCCGACCAAGACCGGAATCATTCTCGGCATGGGTGAGACCATCGAGGAGGTCCTCCTCGTCATGCGCGATCTTCGCAAGGTGGACGTGGACCTCCTGACGATTGGCCAGTACCTGCGTCCGAGCGACAATCACATCGCCCTCGATCGCTACTACACGCCAGTTGAATTCCGCCATCTGTACGAGGCGGGGATGGAGATGGGCTTCCGCCACGTCGAATCGGCGCCGCTGGTGCGGTCGAGCTATCACGCGTGGGAGCAGGTGCAGGCCGCCGGCGTATGA
- a CDS encoding FAD-dependent oxidoreductase gives MTQTADTVVVGAGVIGLCAATAIARRGRTVILVGELRSGQASAAAAGMLAPSVERATGPAHRFAIAARDFYPGFLESLADATGMRVPLNRLGILQVALSEKGVRGLRGTAAPHSQWLERSELAEMEPALGHALGAVLNPDDGSVDNVLLVAALSELVNRTPLIRRLTGAVLRVSGSASSASAELASGEILEGEHVVLAPGAWGAAIEGAPALHVVAPSRGQLVSFASVGLRHVTYGPRGYLVPRASGTTIAGSTMENVGFVSETTSEGIAKVRSAAEEIAPALSIAPMMAGWAGLRPVTPDMLPILGPDPDHPQIVYACGHSRNGILLAPLTGETVAEIVTGQAARHDLSQFRPGRF, from the coding sequence ATGACGCAAACCGCTGATACCGTCGTCGTCGGCGCGGGGGTGATCGGACTGTGCGCCGCCACCGCAATCGCGCGGCGCGGCCGAACTGTCATCCTCGTCGGCGAGCTGCGGAGCGGCCAGGCCTCCGCCGCCGCGGCCGGAATGCTCGCCCCGTCCGTCGAGCGGGCGACGGGTCCCGCGCATCGCTTCGCGATCGCGGCAAGGGATTTCTATCCCGGCTTCCTCGAGTCGCTCGCCGATGCCACGGGCATGCGCGTGCCGCTCAACCGGCTCGGCATACTCCAGGTCGCGCTGAGTGAGAAAGGAGTTCGCGGCCTCCGCGGGACGGCCGCGCCACACAGCCAGTGGCTCGAGCGGTCCGAGCTCGCGGAAATGGAGCCCGCTCTCGGGCATGCGCTTGGCGCGGTGCTGAATCCGGACGACGGATCCGTGGACAACGTGCTTCTCGTTGCCGCGCTCTCGGAACTCGTGAACAGGACACCTCTCATCAGGCGCCTGACAGGGGCCGTGCTCCGCGTGTCAGGCAGCGCATCCTCCGCTTCGGCGGAATTGGCATCCGGCGAGATTCTCGAGGGAGAGCATGTGGTTCTCGCACCAGGCGCATGGGGAGCGGCGATCGAAGGCGCGCCCGCGCTTCACGTTGTCGCGCCATCTCGCGGCCAGCTGGTGTCGTTTGCGTCGGTCGGGCTAAGGCACGTCACGTACGGACCGCGCGGCTACCTTGTCCCACGAGCGTCAGGAACGACCATCGCCGGGAGCACCATGGAGAATGTCGGCTTCGTCTCCGAGACAACATCCGAAGGAATCGCCAAGGTCCGCTCCGCCGCCGAAGAGATCGCCCCCGCCCTGAGCATCGCTCCGATGATGGCCGGCTGGGCGGGCCTTCGCCCTGTCACGCCCGACATGCTGCCGATCCTCGGACCGGATCCCGATCATCCTCAGATCGTCTATGCGTGCGGTCATTCCCGCAACGGAATCCTCCTCGCACCGCTCACGGGAGAAACCGTCGCGGAGATCGTGACCGGCCAGGCCGCCCGACACGATCTGTCTCAATTTCGCCCAGGGCGCTTTTAG
- a CDS encoding dihydrolipoamide acetyltransferase family protein has product MATNVVMEALSPTMEEGRLVKWLKNEGDAVKSGDVLAEVETDKAVMELVARSDGVIRKRIANEGDSSPVGTLLAVIAGPDENIDAIIASAAAPKPSPEAPATAPAATDAPSQVPAPPPPPTRTSGFGAVPISVISAPFASSSSRPRSSPLARRLASERGVELSNVRGSGPGGRIIKKDVETAVAAGPVRAAAAAPQAAPRFITREGDYQDIPLTQIRKTIARRLAESIGPVPTFYLTAEWDAERAADMRAQLKELGDDYKISFNDIVIKAVANALSDHPEINAHWMGDHVRHFNRVHVAMAVAIPEGLITPVIFDADRKSIGQISAEAKQLAGLARARKLMPAQYTGSTFSVSNLGMLGIDQFTAIINPPEAGILAIGGVEAKPVVVDGQVVVRQRMRVTMSCDHRVIDGATGARFLQSVKRLFENPLLLVI; this is encoded by the coding sequence ATGGCGACGAACGTTGTGATGGAGGCGCTCTCTCCGACGATGGAGGAAGGGCGCCTCGTCAAATGGCTCAAGAACGAAGGCGACGCCGTGAAATCGGGCGACGTCCTCGCCGAGGTCGAGACCGACAAGGCGGTGATGGAGCTGGTTGCCCGCAGCGATGGGGTAATACGGAAGCGCATCGCCAACGAGGGCGATTCGTCGCCGGTGGGAACGCTGCTCGCCGTCATCGCTGGACCCGACGAGAACATTGACGCGATCATAGCGAGCGCGGCTGCTCCAAAGCCGTCGCCGGAAGCGCCGGCAACGGCGCCGGCTGCGACAGACGCCCCATCGCAGGTGCCCGCGCCTCCGCCGCCACCGACGCGCACATCCGGGTTCGGAGCGGTTCCAATCTCTGTGATCTCTGCTCCCTTTGCGTCCTCTTCTTCCCGTCCCCGCTCTTCACCGCTCGCGCGGCGCCTCGCCTCCGAGCGCGGCGTCGAGCTGTCGAACGTTCGCGGCTCCGGCCCTGGCGGTCGCATCATCAAGAAGGATGTCGAGACAGCCGTTGCCGCGGGCCCCGTGCGCGCCGCTGCCGCCGCACCCCAAGCCGCTCCGCGATTCATCACGCGCGAAGGCGACTACCAGGACATTCCGCTCACGCAGATCCGGAAAACGATCGCACGCCGGCTCGCCGAATCCATCGGTCCCGTGCCAACGTTCTATCTCACGGCCGAGTGGGATGCGGAGAGGGCGGCCGACATGCGCGCGCAGCTCAAGGAGCTGGGCGACGATTACAAGATCAGCTTCAACGACATCGTCATCAAAGCCGTCGCAAACGCGCTCTCCGATCACCCGGAGATCAACGCGCACTGGATGGGCGACCACGTTCGCCACTTCAACCGCGTGCACGTGGCGATGGCGGTCGCGATCCCGGAAGGGCTCATCACACCGGTGATCTTCGATGCGGATCGCAAATCCATCGGACAGATCTCGGCCGAAGCAAAGCAGCTCGCCGGGCTCGCCCGCGCGCGGAAGCTCATGCCGGCGCAGTACACCGGCTCGACGTTCTCCGTCTCCAACCTCGGCATGCTCGGCATTGACCAGTTCACGGCGATCATCAATCCGCCCGAAGCCGGCATCCTCGCCATCGGCGGTGTCGAAGCAAAGCCGGTCGTGGTGGACGGACAGGTCGTCGTGAGGCAAAGAATGCGCGTCACGATGAGCTGCGATCACCGGGTGATAGATGGTGCGACCGGCGCCAGGTTCCTCCAGTCGGTGAAGCGGCTGTTCGAGAATCCGCTTCTGCTTGTGATCTAA
- the pdhA gene encoding pyruvate dehydrogenase (acetyl-transferring) E1 component subunit alpha, with protein sequence MADEENKAASAATDEAAFRKELLRSMLLQRRFEERAAEAYALGKIGGFCHLYIGQEAISTGTMSVLRPDDYVVTSYRDHGQALARGMKPRSVMAELFGRRDGCSHGKGGSMHLFDKSLGFLGGHGIVGAHVPLAAGVAWAIKYRKGDQVCVCFFGEAAVNIGSFHEALNMAALWNLPAVFVIENNRYGMGTAISRSTANEDVHVRAAAYRMPGESVDAQDIFAVRDAIGRAVELARKESKPTLIEMRTFRFMGHSMSDAASGTYRSKEELEESMKRDPIVVLHDIMRVAGQLSDGEFSKLDEELKAICQDAWDFAEASPEPSPEDLYADVLVDTTS encoded by the coding sequence ATGGCTGACGAAGAGAACAAGGCGGCGTCTGCCGCCACCGACGAGGCGGCGTTCCGAAAGGAGCTGCTCCGCTCGATGTTGCTGCAGCGCCGGTTCGAGGAGCGGGCCGCCGAAGCGTACGCCCTCGGCAAGATCGGCGGATTCTGCCACCTCTACATCGGGCAGGAGGCGATCTCCACCGGCACGATGTCAGTGCTTCGCCCCGACGATTACGTGGTGACGTCCTATCGCGATCACGGGCAGGCGCTGGCGCGTGGAATGAAGCCGCGCTCCGTCATGGCCGAGCTGTTTGGACGCAGGGACGGCTGCTCGCACGGCAAGGGCGGTTCGATGCACCTCTTCGATAAGAGCCTCGGATTCCTCGGCGGACACGGCATCGTCGGCGCGCACGTCCCGCTCGCAGCCGGAGTCGCGTGGGCCATCAAGTACCGCAAGGGTGACCAGGTATGCGTCTGCTTCTTCGGCGAGGCGGCGGTGAACATCGGCTCGTTCCACGAAGCGCTGAACATGGCTGCGCTGTGGAATCTTCCCGCCGTTTTCGTGATCGAGAACAACCGCTACGGCATGGGCACCGCGATCTCGCGCTCCACCGCGAACGAGGACGTTCACGTCCGCGCCGCCGCGTACAGAATGCCCGGTGAGTCGGTTGACGCCCAGGACATCTTCGCCGTGCGCGACGCGATCGGACGCGCCGTGGAGCTGGCGCGCAAGGAGAGCAAGCCAACGCTCATCGAGATGCGCACGTTCCGCTTCATGGGTCACTCCATGTCCGACGCGGCCAGCGGCACGTATCGCTCGAAGGAAGAGCTGGAGGAGAGCATGAAGCGAGACCCGATCGTCGTGCTGCATGACATCATGCGCGTCGCCGGGCAGCTTTCGGACGGCGAATTCTCGAAGCTGGACGAGGAGCTCAAGGCAATCTGCCAGGACGCGTGGGACTTCGCCGAAGCCAGTCCCGAGCCTTCACCGGAAGACCTTTACGCCGACGTTCTCGTCGACACCACGAGCTGA